The following nucleotide sequence is from Scleropages formosus chromosome 4, fSclFor1.1, whole genome shotgun sequence.
CCCCGCAAAACAGACCATGACAGCTGACGGTTCCCATccccagattcaaacctatgacacACTGGCGTGAGCAAAAACGACAATGTATGACAGGTCTTGCAGAATTATGATTTAGAAAATCACACAGTAAATTCCCAGCATTAGTGACATCCGACATGAAAGGGTCTTAAGTATAAAAGCAGCAAACCGATCCGTCTCATACAGTGCAGAGCGAGAACCTCCATGTAAAACCTGCACTGTAAAAGGGGATTCGCAGAAACCCTCTATCGTGGTGGGAACAATGAGACAATTCTGCCACCTTCAagttaaaattatataaaatatgcttattaaaatatgaagctgtctacattttttctttttttgtaccaAATTCAATTCACTTTCACGTTGCTACAGTCCAGTCAGTTTGCTCTAAAGCCCTGTGTCAcacaagagaaaataaaagtgtgcGCACAGGAATCTGACTTTGACGTGATTCCCCCATCCTCAGATAAAAGCATAAAGCATGCTATGTGGTGTTCAGCTTGTGAAGGGGAGCAGGGGAGTGCAAACAGATGGGGCCGAGGGCAAAGGAAGAGCGAGGTTTGGGGGGTGCGTTTTTGCTATTTCCCTCTGCATTCATTGGCACTCCTCCAGCACCCCCGGGAGGACATCGACGCTGCCGCTATCCGTGTCTGAGGCCAGGGTCTGCTCCGTGGACATGGATGAGATGTCGTTGATCGAAGAGGACTGGGAGGCTGTGGCACTGCTGTTCACTGCCGAGTCTACAGAGGGCGACACAGTCTTTAGCAAGAGAGCGATCCTCCCCCACATGGGGTTGTGTGCAGCGCTGCAGTTAAGGACTTGTAACAAAGGCTGAAAGTTCAAGGCCCAAAAGAGCTCCTATTAAATGTTTCAGCCATGTTCTTAGAGTGTGTTGATCCAATAATACATGCCGCTGTATAAAAGAGCAAAATTTTAAGCGACTGTAGACAAATAGCAGGGTGATACAAACAACTCACCTGCTTCATCCTTAACTACTCCATTCTTGCTCCTCTCTTGCCAGTCCATCACCTCTTTATAGATTAATTCTGCAGTATAATGGAGGAACGCATCTTTGTTGTCAACAGAGGAAGACTTTTCGAACTGAAATGTCCTGAGTGAACAGAACATGGAAAAGTACCTTTCCACTGTTCAATACTGTGTTCTCGTTCCTCCAGCTGTTTGTCCGGAATCTGTGGTGGAggctggaaaacagaaaagtaaaataaaagtttgaaCCCAAACTGGGAACAtgttcagttcatttattttcagtgtccTTTCTGGAACGGCTCCCCTGTAGCACACAGACCAAGAGACATTACGTACAGATTCTACGCTTACATTTATCCAcctagttgatgcttttctccaaagaacttacaatcttaaAAGCTACTtgcgattatttacccatttatacagctgagtaatattactggagcaatttgagatggtacaccttgctcaagggtactacatctgaaggaggggttcaaacctgtgaccttccagagtcagcagctctaagcactactcttccagctgtccccagaTTCTAAAATGGCTAGAATAGTGAGTTTTATCCCCGCTAAGTCTGCATGgcatttacatgttctctctgtgtctgtgtggggtttccacagggtactccagtttcctcccacagcccaatgacatgtggttcaggtagactggtgactaacatcacccatagtgtgtgtgcaagtgacaaagaaagtgtgtttctctggtacatggatgagtgacccattgtaagtagtgtatctagcagcgtaagtcaccttggcgagtatggtgtgggctgataacactacagagtgttCAGTgaaagtcacttcggagaaaaccatctgcaaAATCAAGTAAATAATTTACCTTCCTTGAAAACGTAAAACCTTCCCGAGTTGGTATAAAAGAAACTGGCCTTGGACGATAGAGCGTCCGACTAAACTGGACTCAAAGGATGCACAACAAAGCAGAAACGCTGATATGGCAAGACTTCTGCAGGATCTGCCTGGACCAGATAAACCCAACTTTGCACCCAACatactgtaattaaaaacagcCACTAACCGCATCTGCCTCCGCCGGGTCATACCACACATGGATGTAAGGGTGATTCAAGGCTTCCTGCACAGAAATTCGCCTCTCTGGGTCAATCACCAGCATCTTGGACAACAGGTCTCGAGCTTGGTTAGCTGCAAGGAGGacggaacacaaacacagccaggTTGAGAGCATCAAAGCCACTCTGAACTGAAGCAATGCGGGCAGAGGTATGATAAAGGTCCTACTCTTCAGCTTGTCATGCTCAGAGTCTGAGGGGAAAGCCCAGTCAGGGAAGAGTTCTGTGAAGCTCACTCCTGGGTACTGAGGCTTGTTCATCACATAGTTCCTCACTGTCTCCATCAAGCGGCTCATGAACTCCAGGGAGGGCGTGCCAAGAATCTCAATGACCTTATTCCACTGGTCGATATCTGAGGTCAGGAGGGTTCAGGAAAGCACACAAAGCTGCAAGCACTGCTTTTTCAAACTGacagaagaaggggggggggatttggAGAAGGATACGATCTGTCCCCTGGAAAATGACGCTGCCTTTCACCATTTCTCCCATGATGCACCCCACAGACCAGATGTCCACTAacaagaaaacacagcagggacCAAGGATTTCCACACAGCATTGTTTTTCATGaggaggaaataaataaataaagcacagaGTTGCATTTTTCTCCCATTCAAATGACCTACAAAAAAGAAGTGAATTTTGTGGctttcaaacaattttttttttttttttaaatgaagcatAATTAGTTTCATGTATAAAACCCCAATAAATGTTCAGTTCGAGATCACGTTTACTTGAGATAAAGACACGTCACACCAGTACACAATATGAGAAGATGTCTCCTCTGAAATCCAGATTTCTTTACCATTTTCTTTGTACTTCATTCCAAGGATGACCTCTGGTGCCCTGTAGTATCTGGTCACCACATAAGGGGTCATCATGAAGTTTGTGCAGGCTGTTCTGGCCAGACCAAAGTCCAAGATCTTCAAAGTGCAGTCTGACTTCACCACAATGTTACTGGGCTTGAGGTCCTGCAggaaacatatacatataatgcCAGGCACATCCACACTTGTCCCACTTTAGTGGGACTCACCCTGTTACTCACGCCCCTGGCCTGGAACAGCCACACACTGCTCACCCTGTGGATGATGCCCGCAGAGTGCAAGTGTCGGATGCCGCACAGGATCTGGTACAGCAGGTAGGACATCCTCTCGTGGTCCAGGTCCATGTGGATCACCTGGCACAGGCTGGCATCCATCAGCTCCATCACCAGATACCTTTTGAAACACAGCATAGTCTTAAATATCACCCTGTCCATGAGGCAAACACAGAAGCCATAAATCTCAGCCACTGTACAAAGAAGAATACACTCCTCACTGCAGGCAATGTCAAGCATTAAGTATTTGACAAGACTGACGCTAAATAGGATAAGTGCaaatgaatgagaaaaacagGCCCATGGCAAAGTGAGAATTGTCCTTTTGGTGTCAGTTCAACTATGACTTGCATGTAAGCCAATACCTACTGAGATGTGGAGTCCTTTGCTGCAAGATGAACGTAAGAATTCAGAAACAGTGAACTTAGCTAGAATTTCGCACATATTTACCACAAATTCACCAAATTAACTGGAAACTGTTAAACAGCACAGTGTATCACAGGTCATACTTAACCAGGATATCTGTTGTTGAACTTTGTTTTCAGACAATCTGGCAGGACATTTAGAGGCTACACTGCCTGTCACATCACACATCAATGTCCGGTAACGCAATGTGCCATTTCTTATTTTGTggacaaacattaaaaacatgaagGTTTTAAAAAGGGACAGATGAATCACTTACAAATCCTGGAACTCCTCCAACGACTTCTGTGGCGTGAAGACATTGAGCAACCTGATAATctgcacagggtcacaacagaGTATTACCACATAATACATTCTAATGCTGCCTACACATGTTGTCTGAAACCTTAAGTGCTTAGAGAAACTGCTGTCACAATGACGATTGAATGAATACTACTCAATATTTGATGGGGACGAACATTTTTGTGGTTGACACACTTGAGCAGCACTAGTTCCCTGTAGGCCCTCTTGGCATGGGTCTGGTTTTGGAAAGGTCGGCTCAACTTCTTCACTGCCACGGGAATCCCAAGAACAGCATCCAGAGCAGAGCTGTCCGAGAAAGAAGTCAGAGCGGGAAACTCTCAGTACCGTTGCCACACTTTGACTTGTGGCACTTACGACGCCATCATTACTGAGACAATAAAAGAGTTATATTAGCAGCTCACAGCAGGTAGACGACACATACCAGACAATGCCCTGCGCCCCCGACCCGATGGCCCTGAGCTGCTGGTACCGCTTCAGCACCGTGAAGGTGGAGTCTCCCACCTGGACACTGTAGAAGTTCCCGTCCTCCTCACTCATGGCTCCCCCACCTCAGATgtgatcaaacctgcagcagaaataaatcacagctaACAAGGAATCAttcttttctgctctttcaATGGCTTCAGTCCCTTGGGGACTGCAGTAG
It contains:
- the LOC108934371 gene encoding mitogen-activated protein kinase 9-like isoform X2 — protein: MSEEDGNFYSVQVGDSTFTVLKRYQQLRAIGSGAQGIVCSALDAVLGIPVAVKKLSRPFQNQTHAKRAYRELVLLKCVNHKNIIRLLNVFTPQKSLEEFQDLYLVMELMDASLCQVIHMDLDHERMSYLLYQILCGIRHLHSAGIIHRDLKPSNIVVKSDCTLKILDFGLARTACTNFMMTPYVVTRYYRAPEVILGMKYKENVDIWSVGCIMGEMVKGSVIFQGTDHIDQWNKVIEILGTPSLEFMSRLMETVRNYVMNKPQYPGLTKLETCCPRCW
- the LOC108934371 gene encoding mitogen-activated protein kinase 9-like isoform X1: MSEEDGNFYSVQVGDSTFTVLKRYQQLRAIGSGAQGIVCSALDAVLGIPVAVKKLSRPFQNQTHAKRAYRELVLLKCVNHKNIIRLLNVFTPQKSLEEFQDLYLVMELMDASLCQVIHMDLDHERMSYLLYQILCGIRHLHSAGIIHRDLKPSNIVVKSDCTLKILDFGLARTACTNFMMTPYVVTRYYRAPEVILGMKYKENVDIWSVGCIMGEMVKGSVIFQGTDHIDQWNKVIEILGTPSLEFMSRLMETVRNYVMNKPQYPGVSFTELFPDWAFPSDSEHDKLKTNQARDLLSKMLVIDPERRISVQEALNHPYIHVWYDPAEADAPPPQIPDKQLEEREHSIEQWKELIYKEVMDWQERSKNGVVKDEADSAVNSSATASQSSSINDISSMSTEQTLASDTDSGSVDVLPGVLEECQ